The following proteins come from a genomic window of Amphiura filiformis chromosome 16, Afil_fr2py, whole genome shotgun sequence:
- the LOC140136498 gene encoding uncharacterized protein — translation MDAAGTRATQTSTDQQQLSLSAYLQPQSLDQQPVTIQQDFTTLPLNISGALTMTTLSSLNPQIKITEVGQMGSLSTKRLSVLDNTTNLQHVGQVQDIRQTDMLPTTQVLDYSLTNQNLQKTLQARLKDQDDHSTNRTLEGYAVATEVSASNGM, via the exons ATGGATGCCGCTGGCACAAGAGCAACGCAAACAAGTACTGACCAACAACAACTAAGCCTTTCAGCTTACCTACAACCCCAATCTCTAGACCAACAACCAGTCACTATACAACAAGACTTCACCACCCTCCCACTCAACATCTCTGGTGCTCTCACCATGACAACACTCTCCTCATTAAATCCTCAAATCAAGATCACAGAGGTGGGTCAGATGGGGAGCCTGTCAACAAAGAGACTATCTGTGTTGGATAATACCACTAACTTACAGCATGTTGGACAAGTGCAAGACATCAGGCAAACAG ATATGTTACCAACAACTCAAGTTCTTGATTACAGCCTTACAAATCAGAATCTACAGAAGACTTTACAAGCTCGTCTTAAAGATCAAGATGATCACTCCACCAATAGGACATTGGAAGGCTATGCCGTGGCTACTGAAGTATCGGCTTCCAATGGAATGTAA
- the LOC140172416 gene encoding hepatocyte nuclear factor 1-beta-like, with product MPKKLTELQRKMLDALFDSGVTIDDILSELDLQFQILPPSSTSTVVTDPTISSGQEPQTTVDHLQIGNITSLASGASQMKTKHQLHHLMQTSENQNGMGDDDPTAEDNQENYDDEDDDDDDDDQLVDYGPMEPGSLRDQLLRQDSWQVAKMIKTYMQQHNIPQREVVDATGLNQSHLSQHLNKGTPMKSIKRALLYAWFDKKQQEVMQQFNNPGKMMMVTTDDGETPCKKQRRNRFKWGPASQQILYDAYQQNRNPSKEERESLVVRCNGAECIQRGVMPSQVSGLGSNLVTEVRVYNWFANRRKEEAFKNKLANDTTSCATSNYGYSPQLQGNTMDVMSANSPNGIVMNNEGSVTAAVIQNGHSGLIGSNQVVSLIGLETTNLHTGMMGNQHMASKNSNSVQLTTMTNLHSNGAKVSQLPTYSHATSSTRLSGNMGTMSPTLQQGHQHHQISRVNHNQSQHAILLQNHGQTQNTAITHNPNQLQRITTSNHGNQRLLQSQQQQQQLRNQQIAQQRHQQQQQQQQQQQQQQQQQQQNVNLQGIDATFLQQLNQGK from the exons ATGCCGAAAAAACTGACAGAACTTCAGCGTAAAATGTTGGACGCGCTTTTTGATTCCGGCGTGACGATTGACGATATTTTAAGCGAGTTGGATCTCCAGTTTCAGATCTTACCCCCATCATCAACATCCACAGTCGTTACAGATCCGACAATATCTAGTGGACAAGAACCGCAAACTACTGTGGATCATCTTCAAATTGGAAATATCACCAGCTTAGCATCTGGAGCATCACAAATGAAGACAAAACATCAGTTACATCACCTCATGCAGACAAGTGAAAACCAAAATGGCATGGGTGATGATGATCCGACGGCGGAGGATAACCAAGAAAACtacgatgatgaagatgatgatgatgacgacgatgatcaGTTGGTCGATTATGGCCCCATGGAACCTGGATCATTACGGGACCAATTATTAAG GCAAGATTCTTGGCAAGTTGCTAAGATGATTAAAACCTACATGCAGCAGCACAACATACCCCAGCGTGAAGTAGTAGATGCGACAGGACTGAACCAGAGCCATTTATCACAACATCTGAATAAAGGCACACCCATGAAAAGTATTAAAAGAGCCTTACTTTACGCCTGGTTCGATAAGAAACAACAGGAAGTTATGCAAC AGTTCAACAATCCAGGTAAGATGATGATGGTTACAACAGATGATGGTGAGACTCCATGTAAGAAACAACGACGGAACCGATTCAAATGGGGACCAGCTTCACAACAAATACTGTATGATGCCTATCAACAGAACAGAAATCCTAGCAAGGAAGAGAGGGAGAGCCTCGTGGTTCGATGTAATGG ggctGAATGCATTCAAAGAGGTGTAATGCCTTCGCAAGTGTCTGGTTTGGGTTCCAATCTCGTCACAGAGGTCAGAGTTTACAATTGGTTTGCAAATCgaagaaaagaagaagcatttaagAACAAACTAGCCAATGATACCACTTCTTGTGCAACAAGTAATTATGGATATTCACCACAGCTACAAG GTAATACAATGGATGTAATGTCTGCGAATTCACCTAATGGTATTGTCATGAACAATGAAGGCTCCGTCACAGCCGCAGTCATACAAAATGGACACTCTGGTCTTATTGGTAGCAATCAAGTGGTTTCTCTGATTGGGTTGGAGACTACTAATCTACACACAGGCATGATGGGTAATCAGCATATGGCAAGCAAGAATAGTAACTCAGTGCAATTAACAACTATG aCTAACTTACATTCAAATGGTGCAAAAGTAAGTCAACTTCCAACCTATTCTCATGCTACTAGTTCAACACGTCTCAGTGGCAATATGGGTACAATGTCACCAACATTACAGCAgggtcatcaacatcatcagatATCTAGAGTCAATCACAACCAATCCCAGCATGCAATTCTGTTACAGAATCATGGACAAACACAAAATACAG CTATCACACATAATCCAAATCAATTACAAAGAATAACCACAAGTAACCATGGTAATCAGCGACTACTGCAGAGTCAGCAACAGCAACAGCAGTTAAGAAATCAGCAAATTGCTCAACAAAggcatcagcagcagcaacagcaacaacaacaacagcagcagcaacaacaacagcagcagcagaatGTTAACTTGCAGGGTATAGATGCTACCTTTCTGCAACAGCTGAATCAAGGTAAATAA